In the genome of Chrysoperla carnea chromosome 5, inChrCarn1.1, whole genome shotgun sequence, the window gactcgaaatcagaatatttaagtatatttttacataaattataacttttttcaaatttcatgatttatttttgactaacgataataccctataaTTTTTATGTCTGTTCTTTcgcattcaaattttcaaagtgtCTGAACTCTTTCAACTTCACTCTTTCATTAGAGCGCGCCGTTTAGTATAAAGACTAGGAAGTTAATAGTATGGCTAATTAAGATAGTTGACTGAGACTGCGACATGTCAACTTGTTTTAGAACTACTTATTGCATAAAGATACTCTATTATTTTGTAGGCAAAGTGTGGTATCATTGTAAGTGTTATGGCAATGTTTGTTTACATTCTTGCAGTAATGACTTATGgtaaattaatatacaaatgGTAAATTTCGGATATTTTTGGACAGGAAATCAaggtaaattaataatttacaagtGGGAATTTTCGTATGGTTATGGAGAGTAAAAAGTTCACTAAACctgttataaaatgttttgtaaagtGTTTTATAAATCAGTGTAATTgtttacttgattttttttaaagaaaagtgtCTTCATTGAATAAAATAGTTGTTTAATTCAATCGATTTAATAACCCCCAAAAATTTAGCCCCCGCTTTGTTCTTAAAGAATTTGAAGATAtggttcgtttttttttttttttttttttttttgaatttcactgttttgtaCCGCCCTATTTTCGaggtattcaattttatatatgcgAGGGCTAACTTCGCGCTGGCCTCCGCAACTAATGCAACTAAtaaaggattgttccagaatataaagggtaaaaactaaaaatacggGGATGGGGGAGTGGGTTGCTTATgagcaaaaaatatataataaaaacatttgtttctTAGAAGAAATTCATAAAAGCCGATGAGATGAACCGATTAGATTTAACAGGgcaaaaattcgttattttaaactttagggtaaaaaatttcagaaagggctcaatttattgaaaaaacttaAGTAACAGAAATGTTAAATACCGATTCTTAGGAGCGGACACAAATGTATTGAACCCCTCGCCCCAAAGTGGTGGGAGTAACCTGACTACACAGGCTTTTTTGAAACTGCATTGACCTATTGAGAAATTCCaaggaaaaaaatgatattagataaaaatatataatggatctaacccaaaaaaaaaaaagaaacaatgcatttttttgttaaaggtaCATTCAGGCACAATCAGCGTTTAAGAAAAGAAATGGTATTAATCAAGAATTTAGTTTGGTCACACGGAGGTgtggtatatatttaaatttttattgacataaatttttcaatatacaattttatttcgagtattgtGGTATTTATTTGACATGTGAGTAACTGCCCTTGAACACGTTTACTTACTATCCGTATAATAAAATGTCCTtaattcacataaaaaaataaattatttattcaatttttgatttttgacctAACAATTGCTTAACTATGGATGACTGATAAATGTAAATGGATGCAATTGATCCAGCAATTGCTCCAAACCAATAAACAACCATATGTTCAGTAAATGTGTTACCAGCACAACCATATTTCAATGCTGTTGCTAAAACTGGATTAAAATATCCACCCGAATAATTAAAGGctgaaaaatcaatataattttaaatagatgctaataataatttcttttcaataatgATACATACCGGCAACAACTAACGATGTTCCTACAAATGAATCCAGAACTACGGCAACTTTTGTATTACTAAGATTATCGGATATAACATTAGATCCTAGACGACACAAGCATGTGGCTGCACACTCCACAATTGCTCCAAAGATCATAGGaacctaaaattataaaaatgtgatGAAATTTCATCAGAAGCTTTTTAATACAGATAATAGAGAGTTTTttcttgcattaaattaaaggAAGTATTCTCTTTGTATTAGCtgccattttgagaaaaaaaatttgaaagaattttgtGCATTATCATTCAACAGGTGATActaaacctattaaaaaataactcctgtaatttagtgtaTTATGGATAAGAGTACCGAACTTCTCTATTacctgtattatattatttcaagtaTCTGCGCCCTACGGTGTTACTCGCTATTAAAAGAGAGTGGtgtttaacggagagtgttcttagctatatttcaagagcaagtttagggtttcatacccgaaaaaacttaaaaagttgcgACGATCTTGAAAATACTTTAagaaaaacggtaatttaatggagagtgttcttatatatgtttcaagtgcgagtttagattccataaccgaaaaatttgtcgagggttttttaaattttgtaagtgtttcaaaaaaataatttttttattaattttgctgTCAAACTCATGGTCTATTtagataattaaacaatttttaacaatgaaaattgaCGCTTTAGAATCAATCAATCTGTAATTAATTAGTCTCCAGAACTTTATAAAATgtgaaatgattttaatatttcgaaaagcacaaaaatttattttcattaattttaatctttggAAATATACTTTCTggaatttttccaaacattaaactgttaataactcaaaaactatgaactttaggaaaaaatcacaaggagcctttttgacgtaaaattactcaaaaaaccTCGGCTCAgctttatttgattcaaaaaacaCTTAACTGTTTCTGTGGAAAGTAGGGATGAAAAGGAGGAATGAACCAATAGGGTTTTGGGCAACATCCGGAATATTTATCTATAAGCTTATATGAAAAAGAACGAATTGACAAAATGTGGCCCTCGATTTTTGCACACCCAACACTATCTAACGCCTGCtctaagatattttaataatattatcgtggcaatagtaaaatttgtaatgaaTAACTTGCCTGCAAATCGGCTGTACAATCTTCATAGGCTCGCCCAGCATGTGTGCTGGCTAATTCTAAACTCCACAACAATTGAATATATCGAAACACTAGGCATCCACCTGTAAGTTGTgcccatattttaaatattgctacACGTAATGTAGTTGTTCCATTCACTACATCCTCCAAATGCGTATATGGACATGCTGTAGCATTTTCCCATTGATTTGCCCAccatattgttaaaataaataagcataTTGCATACGAAGATACTCCATAATTATCCGcaactataaaaaaatgaacatattaGCAGAACAGCTTCGTCACTAAAGTTATATTCACCCCTCATTAGATGCTAATAACCCagataaataagacaaaaaaacaGCCGATCggcttaaaaaatgaaaagcccattgcaaaatcatgtgcgtaaaaaaattattcaagatcaaaggtcgcgaaaataggttttttcaaatatctcgtaaactatgATGTTTGTAGCagttttagttattataaaatttgcccGTGAGTTAATCTTACATACAAAAGGTTCTGGACAAAATATCGGTAggaagtttgaaatcattttaatacTTTCTTTTGGCGTGCCATCCGGGTATGCGCAATTACAGGAAGTGTGCATAACTTTTGGGAGGCAAATTAATGCGAAATTTGAAAGAGGTGTgcagttttttacaatttacaaaaaaactatgtgtcaaataaaaaaaagtttaaataaatgttcTAGCTGAAGTAATGGTGcacattttttgttcaatttttaaataacttttgtaaataaaataacttattttttttcagtacctacattattttgaaaaaccttCAAAATTCCAAGTATGCCTGTTTGGAACGTTAAGCCGATGGTCCAGCCAAGTTTGAGTTATCTGAGTCTTCATCATTACTATCGATGACTTCGCCTAGAAGCTCAAGAGGGTCGGTAGTAACTCGTTCTGACGCTAAGTTTTAATCACTATCGATGTCATCTTATTCGAGCAGTTCTCAAATTGACAATGgccaaaattgtaggaaatttaattgCTAATAACTTTGGTTATAACCATTTatcgtgtaaaattgaaaataaacgagttattcAATAAACTAAAATTCATCCTCAAATTCAAGATCGCGTATGTCGTAACAGGGTTGAAATCCTGAAAACCGATATGTAGACTGCCAGCGAGCCCGTCCAACGATTTCCGAAGGCAAATTTTTGCGCGGTAATTTTTCCGGGACAACCCTACTTTTGATCTAATTCGACTGCCGTAATTCTTCtgacattaaaatttgattcagCTTATGCCGGGCATATTGGCTGCAGTGATATTTCTATTTACGATTTATAACGCACATCAACCCTCCTTGTTGACCTCCGATATGGTGCATAAGTCAATGTTTTCGGAAACAATATAGACTTAAGATAATTTGTTATCTGATTAAGGAAATTCTTATACTATCTTTTACTTACCTATGATCAGTTCAAAACAACAAGCACATAACTCAGCAGAAGCAATTGCTTCATTGAATAATTCCTgaacaaattcattttcaatagtttttttcactaattttcTAGCAAATGTCGCTAATACTGACGTTAATACCATAtacaataatgaaataattaaatttgagaGCTCCGTCGTCATTTTCGCTTGTGAAAAATATATCTCTTACTTTTGACCgattctaatattttatttttccatagaacatattcattttttcgcacttacttaataaaatacacaaagattgttaattaattacataattcaaaagtcaaaaaaaaattcttttttatagattttataattgcatattTTCACAACAGTGTTTTcttcgatattatttttaaattagagaCCGATAACGTCcacatattaaaatatgtgttgattatatttttaatgctgTAAATAACTGTCTAATAGTACGGCTGGCTCTCTAGAATATATGAAAGaggatattttagaaaaattaattcttcAAGTCTACATTTTATTGCAGGTTTCGTAGTACCAAAGTATGATgctggtttattaaaaaattacttgtaaTGATCGCAGTCACATTGCCTGGAAAATACCAAAAGTTCCTGTGTCATATTCGTACATTACgctattcaaattattatctaacataGTGTCCCACGGTTATGGCCGATTAGAAGTTTCTGGAGAACCAGACATAATAGaaatctgaaaattaaaattccacCATAACTGCTTGGGATATATCCGCCGAAAGTATTTTCAGATTTGTGACACTTGCGGCTATACTGATATTTGCTGCAAAACTTCGAATAAATATCGTTTATCTCGAAAACCTTAACGATTAGGGGGGGCCACTTTATTACGAAAGATACACAAAATTATTGACTTAAgttgtgtataaataaataggacattaaaaataaatagggtCAACTTCTGGTATAACCGGAAGTGtcacaaatatgaaaatattttaggcgGATTTATCCCAAGCAGTTATGGGGGAATACCAATTTTCAGATTTCTATTATATCTAGTTGTTCAGAAATTCTACTGGGCGGTCACCGTGGGACatcctttataaaaatctcgtgTCACGGTGTTTCTGTTTAAAATCCTCCGAAACAGCTGGTTcgatattaatgatattttttaatggcATTCGGTAGGTATGAGAAAAGGTCGTAAAGTTTTTTCACCCTGCTACCCCCACTCTAAGTTGGTGAAAAATGGAATGATCGTTTGTATATGAAAAccccatgtaaataatttcagGACAAATACGCATCAATGTTTGCTAAAATGTCTGTGATACTATGGTTTTTTAACTTCGTATGGttcataatatttacaaaagcgaactctaattattcttctcacaagcagtatgtgAGGGATGCttctttaaaaatcgaaaatcagaagcttaaataaagattttatctaATATTGATAACTGAGAATTGAATCTCGCCAACTGTCGATAATAATTCGTTCTAATTAAACTCAGAAGAAGGTCCaaattcagtagttacaatttcgattATCAAATGCAatacttatcattttttaaggctaataaaaatattcaaattcaaatcagataaatcccaCTAActggtgataaaaatttttactattaaacaggaagtggatcactttttcagtagttccaattttgACCACCtggttacttaccatttatcaattgtaacttgtaaaatgtaatatatatattataataggtacagtaattgaaaaaaaatatactatgtatagtttaaattagcaaataaatattcttttgcaCAGTATATTTTGTCATCGCAagataaattgaaaacaatggTTACAATATTATATGTACAAATCTCAAAACTGGCAGTGTACAGATTCCTGATACACGATGTATTTGTAAGAAATGATATTTTGCAATTCAAACCCTAACGCGGCGAGCTACTGGGACATAGGACTAATTGAGCTAGAAACAGGAGAAAAGTATGTGTTTAGCGGACAGACTAATATTATTagcttttaatgaataattagaaCTTTAGGTGTTCATTtagattaataatcgctgataAAAAGTTAGTATTAGttagttataatatataatctGGAACATTTTGGGACGTCTTATTAGAAATGAATATGTTAAACTTGAAGCATTTAGGATAATTCAATGGGATTATAATACGGAAACAATATCACTTACGCAAAACAGAGGATCAAGGAAAGCCAGACAGAACCTTTTCCGCGGATTTACGATGATTCAGAAGTAGTCGGTTTTAGTAGCTTTTTTGTTACAGTAGGTAAGCACAAAACCAACGTTGCTCTTTAGGGTCACTAAAAATGTTGCCATTGACACCCATTTTCAACGAGACTATGCTTTAGCCAATACGAAGCTGGAGGTTTGGATAGTTGTGGAAGGTGCATTGGTatgaattacatattttaaaataaatgcttatTTTTTATGTACGTTACCATCGAAAATGacattcataataatttgttacaatcaaaaatatatcaGTAATTGTATACAATCACTTAGTATAAAATACACCTATGTTATCCTCAATAATCGAATTTGGATATTGCCTGAAATGTTTACCCATAATACATTATGTGTATTTAGCACAGTGCTGGCATAAAGTAAAACCGATTAATAGTGAAAAATGATTACGAACTTTTTAATCACAATAGCTAAGCATTAATAGTCTAGAGCTGACCAATGGGAATGGCGTCTTGGGTACCGTctgaatacatttattttagtaaataaagaCCTTTGACCCTGTACAGAGTGtcctttttaagttgacatatgcttgaaactccataaataaatttaaccgaGGAATATGCTTCAAacgtaaaaaattcaaaagtatatTCTTATATCGACATTGAATTCGATTCGTAGTTTTtcggttcaattaaaacctgactctgattcataactgtcaaacattagatgaacgtcttaaattagaaaattgttctttataaatacacaaaaattatttgtttgaaacatttttttgtaaaccgaataatTTAGACAGAAATTGGTAGCAAAAgtctagctttttgtgcgtttattaattcaatttgaacaaaaatgttctttatagaaaaactgacgactttattatttattggcaaaattttttcgaagattgcctagatttcgcagaaacaattatattaaataacagGCTTGAtaggagaaaataat includes:
- the LOC123301006 gene encoding aquaporin-11; this encodes MTTELSNLIISLLYMVLTSVLATFARKLVKKTIENEFVQELFNEAIASAELCACCFELIIVADNYGVSSYAICLFILTIWWANQWENATACPYTHLEDVVNGTTTLRVAIFKIWAQLTGGCLVFRYIQLLWSLELASTHAGRAYEDCTADLQVPMIFGAIVECAATCLCRLGSNVISDNLSNTKVAVVLDSFVGTSLVVAAFNYSGGYFNPVLATALKYGCAGNTFTEHMVVYWFGAIAGSIASIYIYQSSIVKQLLGQKSKIE